One segment of Drosophila ananassae strain 14024-0371.13 chromosome 3R, ASM1763931v2, whole genome shotgun sequence DNA contains the following:
- the LOC6498632 gene encoding outer dense fiber protein 3-like protein 2, producing MSGNLGPGPGAYMLPSSFGQRGPQYSFGRRIDRKRFEKPGPGPAAYRIDKVTRYGKSDGQHFSMLERLPLRKPMPIRYQ from the exons atgtcTGGAAATTTGG GACCTGGACCAGGAGCCTATATGCTACCTAGCAGCTTTGGTCAGCGCGGGCCGCAATACTCCTTTGGCCGCCGCATCGATCGCAAACGCTTTGAGAAGCCCGGACCTGGACCAGCTGCCTACAGAATCGACAAGGTAACCCGATATGGAAAATCCGATGGCCAACACTTCTCAATGCTGGAGCGGCTTCCCCTGCGGAAGCCCATGCCCATCAGGTACCAGTAG